A genomic region of Synechococcus sp. NOUM97013 contains the following coding sequences:
- a CDS encoding aspartate-semialdehyde dehydrogenase: MLGASGAVGQELLQLLEERRFPVGELRLLASARSAGQTCQWNGQTLIVQEVTASAFEGVDLVLASAGGSVSKQWREAIVAAGAVMVDNSSAFRMEDGVPLVVPEVNPDAAFAHNGVIANPNCTTILLTLALAPLAARRPMQRVVVSTYQSASGAGARAMDELKDLSRAVLDGEAPKSEVLPHSLAFNLFLHNSPLQSNSYCEEEMKMVNETRKIMGLPDLRFTATCVRVPVLRAHSEAVNVEFAESFPVQEARELLAAAPGVELLEDPVNNRFPMPTDVTGRDPVVVGRIRQDISEDKALEFWLCGDQIRKGAALNAIQIAELLLPVA, translated from the coding sequence GTGCTCGGCGCCAGCGGTGCCGTAGGCCAGGAGTTGCTGCAGCTGCTTGAGGAACGCCGCTTTCCGGTCGGTGAACTGCGCTTGCTGGCTTCGGCGCGCTCGGCAGGCCAGACCTGCCAATGGAATGGTCAGACCCTCATCGTGCAGGAAGTGACGGCTTCCGCTTTTGAGGGCGTGGATCTTGTGCTGGCGTCTGCCGGTGGATCCGTGTCCAAGCAGTGGCGCGAGGCGATCGTGGCCGCCGGCGCTGTGATGGTGGACAACTCCAGTGCGTTCCGCATGGAAGACGGGGTTCCTCTGGTGGTGCCCGAGGTCAACCCGGATGCGGCGTTTGCGCACAACGGTGTGATCGCCAATCCGAACTGCACCACGATCCTGCTCACCCTGGCGCTCGCTCCCCTGGCGGCCCGGCGTCCGATGCAACGGGTGGTGGTGAGCACCTATCAATCGGCCAGTGGTGCCGGAGCCCGGGCGATGGACGAGCTCAAGGACCTCTCCCGTGCGGTGTTGGATGGAGAGGCGCCAAAAAGTGAGGTGTTGCCCCATTCCCTGGCGTTCAACCTCTTTCTCCATAACTCGCCGCTTCAGTCCAACAGCTATTGCGAAGAGGAAATGAAGATGGTGAATGAAACCCGCAAGATCATGGGTTTGCCGGATCTGCGTTTCACCGCCACCTGCGTGCGCGTGCCGGTGCTGCGCGCCCACTCGGAAGCGGTGAATGTGGAGTTCGCGGAGTCCTTCCCCGTGCAGGAAGCCCGCGAGTTGCTCGCGGCTGCCCCAGGCGTCGAGCTTCTGGAGGATCCAGTCAATAACCGGTTCCCCATGCCCACGGATGTCACGGGACGTGACCCAGTGGTCGTGGGCCGGATTCGCCAGGACATCAGCGAAGACAAGGCGCTTGAGTTCTGGCTTTGTGGCGATCAGATCCGCAAGGGTGCGGCCCTGAATGCCATCCAGATCGCTGAATTGCTGTTGCCCGTCGCCTGA